A region from the Aegilops tauschii subsp. strangulata cultivar AL8/78 chromosome 5, Aet v6.0, whole genome shotgun sequence genome encodes:
- the LOC109734929 gene encoding uncharacterized protein, whose amino-acid sequence MATGGDRAAEELVSVEMPAPEGWTKKFTPQSRGRSEIVFVSPTGEEIKNKRQLNSYLKANPGGPTSSEFDWSTGDTPRRSARISEKVKVFDSPEGEKIPKRSRNSSGRKGKQEKKEDPETEEDKEAEAGKEAPSEDVAKSTDVEMTVAEAIDAAKSTDVEMKPAEANDAAKNADVEMKVAEEVKAAPSEDAGKTEDSTPAPVEHKEDVKPAESDVAPAPAAEDKKEDVKPAETDAPPAPTVEDKKEDVKPAEADAPPAPAVEDKEDAKPAEADAPPAPAVEDKEDAKPAEADAAPAPAVEDKKEDVKPSEADAAPLVSSEKVKTEEAPLVSSEEVKTEEAPPVSSEGAKTEEVAPPASKPTENSVAAPSEPAIAPAPAAVSETKSDAAAVDSQPGAATNESPSAVNNGQLSPGASTVKCT is encoded by the exons TTTACTCCCCAGAGCAGGGGAAGATCTGAGATTGTTTTTGTTTCACCAACTGGAGAGGAAATTAAGAACAAGAGGCAGCTGAACAGCTATCTGAAGGCAAACCCTGGAGGCCCCACTTCATCCgagtttgactggtcaactg GTGATACCCCAAGGCGTTCAGCTCGGATTAGCGAGAAAGTGAAGGTATTTGATAGCCCTGAGGGTGAAAAGATACCAAAGCGTAGTAGGAACTCAAGTGGAAGAAAGGGGAAGCAAGAGAAAAAAGAGGATCCTGAAACTGAAGAAGACAAAGAAGCTGAAGCTGGCAAGGAGGCCCCTAGTGAAGATGTTGCAAAGAGCACTGATGTGGAGATGACGGTTGCTGAGGCGATTGATGCTGCCAAGAGCACTGATGTGGAGATGAAGCCTGCCGAGGCGAATGATGCTGCAAAAAACGCAGATGTGGAGATGAAAGTTGCTGAAGAGGTGAAAGCTGCTCCTAGTGAAGATGCAGGGAAGACTGAAGACTCCACTCCAGCGCCTGTAGAACACAAGGAAGATGTCAAACCAGCTGAGTCTGATGTCGCTCCGGCACCAGCGGCGGAGGACAAGAAGGAAGATGTCAAACCAGCTGAGACTGATGCCCCTCCAGCACCAACAGTGGAAGACAAGAAGGAAGATGTCAAGCCAGCTGAGGCCGATGCCCCTCCGGCACCAGCAGTTGAAGACAAGGAAGACGCTAAGCCAGCTGAGGCTGATGCCCCTCCGGCACCAgcggttgaagacaaggaagacGCTAAGCCAGCTGAGGCTGATGCTGCTCCGGCACCAGCGGTGGAAGACAAGAAGGAAGATGTCAAGCCATCTGAGGCTGATGCCGCTCCTCTGGTGAGTTCGGAGAAGGTGAAGACAGAGGAAGCTCCTCTGGTGAGTTCGGAGGAGGTGAAGACAGAGGAAGCTCCTCCGGTGAGTTCGGAGGGGGCGAAGACAGAGGAAGTAGCCCCTCCAGCGAGCAAGCCAACTGAGAACTCAGTTGCTGCTCCCAGCGAGCCTGCTATTGCTCCTGCACCTGCTGCAGTATCTGAAACCAAATCAGATGCCGCCGCAGTAGACAGCCAACCTGGCGCGGCCACCAATGAGTCGCCGTCCGCCGTCAACAATGGGCAGCTGTCGCCTGGCGCCTCGACGGTGAAGTGCACCTGA
- the LOC109734939 gene encoding RING-H2 finger protein ATL70-like — translation MAALEIAFAAISVAVIIAIAYFLHTCSREATPVPMPPPPGAEEAAAAAGDVEMQAGMDEAAISALPKVVVRGGAGEASASSSSTSCAVCLGEYDRGDVLRVLPDCAHSFHRPCVDQWLRLRPSCPVCRTPPSTPAPAAPSPSQT, via the coding sequence ATGGCGGCGCTGGAGATCGCCTTCGCCGCCATCAGCGTCGCGGTCATCATCGCCATTGCCTACTTCCTCCACACGTGCTCGCGGGAGGCCACGCCTGTGCCGATGCCGCCGCCCCCCGGCGCGGAGGaggcggccgccgccgccggcgacgtcgAGATGCAGGCCGGGATGGACGAGGCCGCGATCAGCGCGCTGCCCAAGGTGGTGGTGCGCGGCGGGGCCGGGGAGGCGTCGGCGTCCTCGTCGTCCACGAGCTGCGCGGTGTGCCTGGGGGAGTACGACCGGGGAGACGTGCTGCGGGTGCTGCCGGACTGCGCGCACTCGTTCCACCGGCCGTGCGTCGACCAGTGGCTGCGCCTCCGCCCCAGCTGCCCCGTCTGCCGCACGCCGCCGTCTACGCCGGCGCCGGCAGCCCCCTCGCCCAGCCAAACGtga